CGGTCTTGGCAGCCCGGTCGCGAGCGCGACGACTAGCGTCCCGCTGGCAGTGACGCAACCGGTTGTGTTTGCCGCCAGTCCGTTCGCATCGGTCCAGGCGACAAGCGTTGCCAGTGCCTGCAATCGCGCGGGAGCGCGCTGCGGTGTGATGAGCGGCGGGCGGGGGCGGCTGCTGCCGCGGCAACGGGTCGTCTCGAAGGCGATCGTTCGCTAGCGATTGGCGATATGCCTGGGCGCGGCCGGCTATGTCGGGCGGCCGGTCGCGCCAGGGGCAAATAGATGCCGGATCGCGACCGTCCGATTCGTCAGGCTGACAATGCTGCGTGATCGCAAGTTGCCGCCGTCGAGATTAATTATCGATACCAGTCCCGCGCGCGGAGATTGACACGATGCAGATTCGCGATCGCATCCGGGAACTACGTCGCGTTCCGGCCGCTCAGCTGCGCCCGCACCCCAGAAACTGGCGAACGCACCCGGCTCACCAACGCGACGCGCTGCAAGGCATCCTTGCCGAGATTGGTTACGCTGGCGCGCTTTTAGCCCGAGAATTGGCAGACGGCAGCCTGGAGTTGATCGACGGCCACCTGCGGGCCGAGACAACTCCCGAAATGGAAGTGCCGGTGCTAGTTCTCGATATCACCGCGGCCGAAGCAGACAAATTGTTGGCCGTGTACGATCCGCTGGCCGCGCTGGCCGAGGCCAATGGCGCACAGCTGGCAGCGATTGTGTCCGAAATAGAGACCGACAGCGCG
The Pirellulales bacterium DNA segment above includes these coding regions:
- a CDS encoding ParB N-terminal domain-containing protein, with product MQIRDRIRELRRVPAAQLRPHPRNWRTHPAHQRDALQGILAEIGYAGALLARELADGSLELIDGHLRAETTPEMEVPVLVLDITAAEADKLLAVYDPLAALAEANGAQLAAIVSEIETDSAAVRSLLDRLAQQASSEQAPLVVSAPPLESQLQESFQVVVECHDEAEQRTIYERMCTEGFSCRLLVL